Proteins encoded together in one Yersinia mollaretii ATCC 43969 window:
- the sdhC gene encoding succinate dehydrogenase cytochrome b556 subunit encodes MEINKSCVGKNVKKQRPVNLDLQTIRFPVTAIASILHRVSGVMTFVAVGILLWLLGLSVSSQDGFMQAAAIMNSFIVKFIFWGILTALAYHVCGGIRHLLMDFGYIEESLAAGTRSAQVAMVLTLVLSVLAGVLVW; translated from the coding sequence ATGGAAATTAATAAGAGCTGTGTGGGCAAAAACGTGAAAAAACAAAGACCTGTCAATTTGGATCTGCAAACGATCCGATTTCCTGTTACTGCGATAGCGTCCATTTTACACCGCGTCTCTGGCGTAATGACTTTCGTTGCCGTGGGTATCCTCCTTTGGCTGTTAGGTTTGTCAGTTTCCTCGCAAGATGGATTCATGCAAGCTGCGGCGATCATGAATAGCTTTATTGTTAAATTCATCTTCTGGGGAATACTCACTGCGCTGGCCTATCACGTTTGCGGTGGCATTCGCCACTTGCTGATGGATTTCGGCTATATCGAAGAGAGCTTGGCTGCGGGGACCCGCTCCGCCCAAGTTGCAATGGTGTTAACCTTGGTGCTGTCAGTTTTAGCTGGAGTCCTCGTATGGTAA
- a CDS encoding citrate synthase: MANKKATLNLEGEAAIELGVLSPTLGTDVIDVRTLGSKGYFTFDPGFTSTASCESKITYIDGDEGILLHRGFPIAQLAKESTYLEVCYILLYGETPTAEEYETFRTTVTRHTMIHEQITRLFHGFRRDSHPMAVLCGVTGALAAFYHDALDVNNERHREITAFRLLSKMPTVAAMCYKYSLGQPFVYPRNDLSYAGNFLHMMFSTPCEKYEVNPVLERAMDRIFILHADHEQNASTSTVRTAGSSGANPFACIAAGIASLWGPAHGGANEACLKMLEEIKTVEHIPEFIRRAKDKNDSFRLMGFGHRVYKNHDPRATVMRETCHEVLKELNLNDNLLEVAMELERIALNDPYFIEKKLYPNVDFYSGIILKAMGIPSSMFTVMFAIARTIGWIAHWNEMHDDGIKIARPRQLYTGYAERDFKSQLNK; the protein is encoded by the coding sequence ATGGCTAACAAAAAGGCGACGCTGAATCTGGAAGGCGAAGCTGCGATCGAACTGGGCGTGCTATCCCCAACCCTCGGTACTGACGTTATTGACGTCCGTACCTTAGGTTCTAAAGGGTATTTTACCTTTGACCCCGGTTTTACCTCTACCGCATCCTGCGAATCAAAAATCACTTATATTGATGGTGATGAAGGTATTCTGCTGCACCGTGGCTTCCCGATTGCCCAACTGGCAAAAGAGTCTACCTATTTGGAAGTTTGCTACATTCTGCTGTATGGCGAAACGCCCACCGCAGAAGAGTATGAAACCTTCAGAACCACGGTCACCCGCCATACTATGATTCATGAGCAGATCACCCGTCTGTTCCACGGTTTCCGCCGCGATTCACACCCAATGGCCGTATTGTGTGGGGTCACGGGCGCACTGGCTGCTTTCTACCATGATGCGCTGGATGTAAATAATGAGCGCCATCGTGAAATCACCGCCTTCCGTCTGCTGTCCAAAATGCCGACCGTCGCCGCGATGTGCTACAAATACTCACTGGGCCAGCCTTTTGTTTATCCGCGCAATGACCTCTCTTACGCCGGTAACTTCCTGCACATGATGTTCTCCACGCCTTGTGAAAAGTATGAAGTTAACCCCGTGCTTGAGCGCGCTATGGATCGCATTTTCATCCTGCACGCCGACCATGAACAAAACGCCTCGACTTCGACGGTCCGTACCGCTGGCTCTTCTGGCGCTAACCCGTTTGCCTGTATCGCCGCAGGTATCGCCTCCCTGTGGGGGCCTGCTCACGGTGGCGCGAACGAAGCTTGCCTGAAGATGCTGGAAGAGATCAAAACCGTCGAGCACATTCCTGAATTTATCCGTCGTGCGAAAGATAAAAATGACTCATTCCGCCTGATGGGCTTTGGTCACCGTGTGTATAAAAACCACGACCCGCGCGCTACCGTGATGCGCGAAACCTGTCATGAAGTGCTCAAAGAACTGAATCTGAACGACAACCTGCTGGAAGTCGCGATGGAGTTGGAACGTATCGCACTGAACGACCCGTACTTCATTGAGAAAAAACTCTATCCGAACGTGGACTTCTATTCAGGTATCATCCTGAAAGCGATGGGAATTCCCTCTTCCATGTTTACGGTGATGTTCGCGATCGCTCGTACTATCGGCTGGATTGCTCACTGGAATGAGATGCACGATGACGGCATCAAAATCGCCCGTCCGCGTCAGCTTTATACCGGTTATGCCGAGCGTGATTTTAAAAGCCAGCTGAATAAATAA
- a CDS encoding type 2 GTP cyclohydrolase I, whose translation MRNTELETLLNNQLNTAAFQDYAPNGLQVEGRAEVKRIVTGVTASQALLDAAVEQQADAILVHHGYFWKNEPVVVRGMKRNRLKTLLTHDINLYGYHLPLDAHAELGNNAQLAKLFGIRVLGEIDSLLPYGEFDTPLNAVILRERLEKVLGREVLHCGDQAPAEIRRIAWCSGGGQGYIQQAADFGVDAFITGEVSEQTIHIAREMGVNFYAAGHHATERYGIKALGEWLASEHQFDVIFIDIPNPA comes from the coding sequence ATGCGTAATACAGAATTAGAAACTTTACTTAATAATCAACTCAATACTGCGGCTTTTCAAGACTATGCGCCCAATGGTTTGCAGGTTGAAGGAAGAGCGGAGGTAAAGCGCATTGTGACTGGCGTCACCGCCAGTCAGGCATTGCTGGATGCGGCGGTAGAGCAACAGGCGGATGCTATTTTGGTGCACCACGGCTACTTCTGGAAGAACGAGCCGGTGGTAGTGCGCGGAATGAAACGTAACCGACTGAAAACATTGCTTACCCACGACATCAATCTGTATGGCTACCATTTGCCGCTGGATGCACACGCTGAATTGGGTAACAACGCCCAACTGGCGAAGTTGTTTGGCATTCGGGTGTTAGGTGAAATTGACTCTCTGTTGCCTTATGGTGAGTTTGATACGCCGCTAAATGCGGTGATTTTACGTGAGCGTCTGGAAAAAGTGCTGGGTCGCGAGGTGCTGCATTGTGGCGATCAGGCTCCGGCAGAGATCCGCCGCATTGCCTGGTGTAGTGGTGGCGGGCAGGGCTATATTCAGCAAGCCGCTGATTTTGGTGTAGATGCCTTTATCACGGGCGAAGTTTCTGAGCAAACCATTCACATTGCCCGTGAGATGGGGGTGAATTTTTATGCGGCAGGACACCACGCCACTGAACGCTATGGCATCAAGGCGCTGGGTGAATGGTTAGCCTCAGAGCATCAGTTTGACGTTATCTTTATTGATATCCCCAACCCCGCTTGA
- the pxpA gene encoding 5-oxoprolinase subunit PxpA, with amino-acid sequence MKIDLNADLGEGCANDQALLQLVSSANIACGFHAGDAQTMRQSVRWAIEYGVAIGAHPSFPDRENFGRTAMQLPPETVYAQVIYQLGALAAIVKAEGGVMQHVKPHGMLYNQAAVDPVLAEAIAQAVNAVDPALHLVGLAGSELIRAGQRVGLVTRQEVFADRRYQPDGTLVPRSQPDALIESDELALSQTLAMVQRHQVQARDGSWVAVQADTVCVHGDGAHALEFARRLRHSFQQENIVVTAQ; translated from the coding sequence ATGAAGATTGATTTAAATGCCGATTTAGGTGAAGGCTGCGCCAATGATCAGGCGCTTTTGCAGTTGGTCAGTTCAGCCAATATTGCCTGTGGTTTTCATGCCGGTGACGCGCAGACCATGCGCCAGTCGGTGCGTTGGGCCATTGAGTATGGTGTGGCGATTGGTGCGCACCCGAGCTTCCCTGATCGCGAGAATTTCGGTCGCACCGCGATGCAACTCCCCCCCGAAACCGTCTATGCCCAAGTGATTTATCAGTTGGGGGCGCTGGCGGCTATCGTCAAAGCAGAAGGGGGCGTGATGCAGCATGTGAAACCTCACGGCATGTTGTACAACCAAGCTGCGGTCGATCCGGTGCTGGCGGAGGCCATTGCGCAGGCGGTTAACGCCGTCGATCCGGCTTTGCACCTCGTCGGGCTGGCGGGCAGTGAGTTGATCCGTGCGGGCCAACGGGTCGGTTTAGTGACGCGGCAGGAGGTATTTGCCGATCGCCGCTACCAACCCGATGGCACCTTAGTGCCGCGCAGTCAGCCCGATGCCCTGATTGAAAGTGATGAGCTGGCGCTGTCACAAACCTTAGCCATGGTACAGCGTCATCAGGTTCAGGCCCGTGATGGCAGTTGGGTTGCGGTGCAGGCAGACACGGTTTGTGTACATGGCGATGGTGCCCATGCCTTGGAGTTTGCCCGCCGTTTACGCCATAGCTTTCAGCAGGAAAATATCGTGGTAACAGCGCAATAG
- a CDS encoding DUF969 domain-containing protein: MEQTVNLWPLIGIAAIVIGFLLRINAVLVVITAGIITGVAALMPIATILEKLGEGFLNTRNLPLILLLPLAVIGLLERHGLKERAQAWISQIKSATSGRLLIVYLFVREATAALGLTSLGGHPQMVRPLLAPMAEGAAETRYGELPEKVRYRLRAMSAATDNVGLFFGEDIFVAFGAIIFMHNFMLESGGIQTEPLHIALWGIPTAICAFLIHAYRLQRLDKQLAAELTALNQTALAAKGDAK; encoded by the coding sequence TTGGAACAAACTGTAAATCTTTGGCCGCTGATAGGTATCGCGGCGATCGTCATCGGCTTTTTACTGCGTATCAACGCAGTGCTCGTGGTGATTACCGCTGGGATCATCACTGGTGTGGCGGCATTGATGCCTATCGCCACCATTTTGGAAAAACTGGGCGAAGGATTTCTCAATACCCGTAACCTGCCGCTGATTTTGCTGTTGCCACTGGCCGTTATCGGCTTGCTTGAGCGTCACGGCTTGAAAGAGCGCGCGCAGGCGTGGATTTCGCAAATTAAAAGTGCCACTTCTGGCCGCCTACTGATTGTCTACCTGTTTGTGCGTGAAGCTACGGCAGCACTGGGTTTAACCAGCCTTGGTGGTCACCCGCAAATGGTGCGGCCATTACTGGCACCGATGGCGGAAGGTGCAGCGGAGACCCGTTACGGCGAGTTGCCAGAGAAAGTGCGTTACCGTCTGCGCGCGATGTCTGCCGCCACAGATAACGTCGGCCTGTTCTTTGGCGAAGATATTTTTGTCGCCTTTGGTGCCATTATCTTTATGCACAACTTTATGTTGGAGTCGGGCGGCATTCAGACCGAGCCGCTACACATCGCGCTGTGGGGGATTCCGACCGCGATTTGTGCTTTCTTGATCCATGCTTACCGCCTGCAACGTCTAGATAAACAACTCGCCGCTGAATTAACCGCACTGAATCAGACTGCGTTGGCCGCCAAGGGAGACGCCAAATGA
- a CDS encoding MBL fold metallo-hydrolase — MFLIYSSANPVLRTRHLARKTLNAGLILSFSLYSSLVAAGFEVVALGVDGGVSDGNLTSYLIRDDSQPVYLALDAGSVLPGITKALEKGSFPEITDEIAAPLTRQGYIFRQRINSYFISHAHLDHVSGLIIGSPEDSKKTIYASASTIDVLRNYYFNWRVWPNFTDSGSGTRLGTYRMQMVRPAQPLSLGLTRLTGEMFPLSHDKLPSSMLLITSNNAAFAYFGDTGPDEIEKSKNLDTVWRKLAEKVKQQQLKGMIIEVSYPNAVSDGKLNGHMTPKWLLKELKNLEKQSGEGQPLKGLPVVISHIKPSLQQGQDVRKTIAAELQQGNDMGVNFILMDQGDSQKF, encoded by the coding sequence ATGTTTTTGATATACTCTTCGGCTAACCCCGTGTTACGTACTCGTCATTTGGCGAGAAAAACGCTGAACGCGGGGCTGATTTTATCGTTTAGTCTCTACAGCTCACTGGTCGCAGCGGGTTTTGAAGTGGTGGCGCTTGGCGTGGATGGCGGCGTCAGTGATGGCAACCTGACCTCTTATCTGATTCGTGATGATAGCCAGCCGGTCTATTTGGCGCTGGATGCCGGTTCAGTGTTGCCGGGCATTACCAAGGCGCTGGAAAAGGGCAGTTTCCCCGAGATTACCGATGAAATTGCCGCGCCGCTGACTCGGCAGGGTTATATCTTCCGCCAGCGCATTAACAGTTATTTCATCAGCCACGCCCATCTTGACCATGTATCCGGCCTGATTATCGGTTCACCGGAAGACAGCAAAAAAACTATTTATGCGTCGGCTTCGACCATTGATGTGCTGAGAAACTACTATTTTAACTGGCGCGTCTGGCCCAATTTTACCGACAGTGGCAGTGGCACTCGTCTGGGCACTTACCGGATGCAAATGGTGCGGCCAGCCCAGCCGTTGAGCCTCGGGTTAACGCGCCTAACGGGCGAGATGTTCCCACTCAGCCATGATAAATTGCCTTCGTCGATGCTGCTGATCACCAGTAATAATGCTGCTTTTGCTTATTTTGGCGATACCGGCCCGGATGAGATAGAGAAGTCAAAAAATCTCGATACGGTGTGGCGCAAGTTAGCTGAAAAGGTCAAACAGCAGCAGTTAAAGGGGATGATTATTGAAGTCTCCTACCCGAACGCGGTCAGTGACGGTAAGCTGAATGGCCATATGACCCCAAAATGGCTGCTGAAAGAGTTGAAAAATCTGGAAAAACAGAGTGGCGAAGGCCAGCCGTTAAAAGGTCTGCCAGTGGTGATTAGCCATATCAAACCGTCACTCCAGCAGGGGCAGGATGTGCGCAAAACCATTGCGGCTGAGTTACAGCAAGGTAATGACATGGGGGTGAATTTTATCCTGATGGATCAGGGTGATAGCCAGAAATTCTGA
- a CDS encoding DUF979 domain-containing protein, with protein MIFQQQYLYWLAGAVLLIVAFMSFRDKANPRRITTGLFWGLYGLIFLVGDWTYRLASMLGGDGPDEKRILNITVGVVVVVMALIAGFGGVKLGSYHQRTPQEREVSAKRLGNRLFIPALAIPVVTVIGVLLFNNIPALDQWLFGTGNHATLVTLFSMTVGCVIGLIIAVVMTHETAAQPVQEARRLLDSIGWAFILPQILATLGLLFTTAGVGTAIAHLTQEYLAVDHRFVAVAVYAIGMAVLTMIMGNAFAAFPIVTAGIGIPILVLQHGGNPAVMAAIGMFSGYCGTLMTPMAANFNIVPAALLELPDKNAVIKAQIPTGVTLLIVNVFLLYFLMFL; from the coding sequence ATGATTTTCCAACAACAATATTTGTACTGGCTGGCTGGTGCCGTTTTACTGATTGTCGCGTTCATGTCATTTCGTGATAAAGCCAACCCGCGCCGCATCACGACCGGCCTGTTCTGGGGGTTGTACGGTCTAATTTTTCTGGTGGGCGATTGGACCTACCGTTTGGCAAGTATGCTGGGAGGCGACGGGCCGGATGAGAAGCGCATCCTGAACATTACGGTCGGTGTGGTGGTGGTCGTGATGGCACTCATTGCGGGTTTTGGTGGCGTAAAGCTGGGCAGTTATCATCAGCGTACACCGCAAGAGCGTGAAGTAAGCGCTAAGCGATTGGGTAACCGACTGTTTATTCCCGCACTGGCGATTCCGGTGGTGACGGTGATTGGCGTGTTACTGTTCAATAATATTCCAGCACTGGATCAATGGCTGTTTGGCACCGGTAATCATGCCACCTTGGTTACTCTGTTCTCGATGACCGTCGGCTGTGTGATCGGCTTGATTATTGCCGTCGTCATGACCCACGAAACAGCAGCACAGCCAGTACAGGAAGCGCGTCGCCTGCTGGACTCCATTGGCTGGGCATTTATCTTGCCGCAAATTTTGGCCACACTGGGCTTGCTGTTTACCACCGCGGGTGTCGGTACCGCTATTGCCCATTTGACTCAAGAGTATCTGGCGGTTGATCATCGCTTTGTTGCTGTGGCGGTCTATGCGATTGGTATGGCAGTATTAACCATGATTATGGGTAATGCTTTTGCTGCCTTCCCCATTGTCACTGCCGGTATCGGTATCCCTATTTTGGTGTTGCAACACGGCGGCAATCCGGCGGTGATGGCGGCGATTGGGATGTTCTCCGGCTATTGCGGTACATTGATGACACCAATGGCAGCCAACTTTAACATTGTTCCCGCAGCCTTATTGGAGCTGCCGGACAAAAATGCGGTGATCAAAGCACAAATTCCAACCGGCGTGACTCTGTTGATAGTTAACGTATTTTTACTCTATTTCCTGATGTTCCTCTAG
- the sdhA gene encoding succinate dehydrogenase flavoprotein subunit — protein sequence MKLPVREFDAVVVGAGGAGMRAALQISQMGLSCALISKVFPTRSHTVSAQGGITVALGNTHEDNWEWHMYDTVKGSDYIGDQDAIEYMCKTGPEAVLELEHMGLPFSRLEDGSIYQRPFGGQSLNFGGGQAARTAAAADRTGHALLHTLYQQNLKNHTTIFSEWYALDLVKNQDGAFVGCTAICIETGEVVYFKARATILATGGAGRIYQSTTNAHINTGDGVGMALRAGVPVQDMEMWQFHPTGIAGAGVLVTEGCRGEGGYLLNKHGERFMERYAPNAKDLAGRDVVARSIMIEIREGRGCEGPWGPHAKLKLDHLGKDVLESRLPGILELSRTFAHVDPIKEPIPVIPTCHYMMGGIPTKVTGQAITVNEKGEDVVIPGLFAVGEIACVSVHGANRLGGNSLLDLVVFGRAAGMHLQESLMEQGASRDASDSDIEASLERMNRWNNTRSGEDPVEIRKALQACMQNNFSVFREGDAMANGLEELKTIRERLQNARLDDTSSEFNTQRIECLELDNLMETAFSTAVSANFRTESRGAHSRFDFPERDDANWLCHSLYLPDTESMTRREVNMQPKLRAAFPPKVRSY from the coding sequence ATGAAACTGCCGGTCAGAGAGTTTGATGCTGTTGTTGTCGGTGCGGGTGGTGCAGGTATGCGCGCCGCGCTGCAAATTTCACAAATGGGGCTATCTTGCGCCCTGATATCAAAAGTTTTCCCCACTCGTTCCCATACTGTGTCTGCGCAGGGCGGTATTACCGTCGCGCTGGGTAATACCCACGAAGACAACTGGGAATGGCATATGTATGACACGGTAAAAGGCTCCGATTATATCGGTGACCAAGATGCCATCGAATATATGTGCAAAACCGGTCCAGAAGCGGTTCTGGAACTGGAACATATGGGTTTACCGTTCTCCCGTTTAGAAGATGGCAGCATTTATCAGCGGCCATTCGGTGGGCAGTCGCTGAACTTCGGCGGTGGGCAAGCGGCGCGTACAGCGGCGGCGGCTGACCGTACTGGACATGCGCTGTTGCACACCCTTTATCAACAAAACCTGAAAAACCACACCACCATCTTCTCCGAATGGTATGCGTTGGATTTAGTGAAGAATCAGGATGGCGCTTTTGTTGGTTGTACTGCTATCTGCATCGAAACCGGTGAAGTGGTCTATTTCAAAGCACGGGCAACGATATTAGCCACTGGCGGGGCTGGGCGTATTTATCAATCCACCACCAATGCGCACATTAATACCGGTGACGGCGTTGGCATGGCTCTGCGCGCCGGAGTCCCAGTGCAGGACATGGAAATGTGGCAGTTCCACCCGACGGGTATCGCCGGAGCGGGGGTGCTGGTGACAGAAGGTTGCCGTGGTGAAGGCGGCTATCTGCTGAACAAACATGGCGAGCGCTTTATGGAACGTTATGCCCCGAATGCCAAAGATTTGGCGGGTCGTGACGTCGTGGCGCGTTCCATTATGATCGAAATCCGTGAAGGCCGTGGCTGTGAGGGTCCGTGGGGGCCACATGCCAAACTGAAACTGGATCACTTGGGTAAAGATGTATTGGAGTCCCGTCTGCCGGGTATTCTTGAGTTATCACGTACCTTTGCTCACGTCGATCCGATCAAAGAACCTATCCCAGTCATCCCAACTTGCCACTACATGATGGGCGGAATTCCGACCAAAGTGACGGGTCAGGCGATCACAGTCAATGAAAAGGGCGAAGATGTCGTCATCCCAGGCCTGTTTGCTGTCGGTGAAATTGCCTGTGTTTCTGTCCATGGCGCAAACCGTCTGGGCGGTAACTCATTACTGGACTTGGTGGTCTTTGGTCGCGCAGCCGGTATGCATCTGCAAGAGTCATTGATGGAGCAGGGGGCTAGCCGCGATGCCAGCGATTCGGATATTGAAGCCTCACTGGAGCGCATGAATCGTTGGAACAATACCCGTTCAGGTGAAGACCCGGTTGAGATCCGCAAAGCATTACAAGCTTGTATGCAGAATAACTTCTCGGTCTTCCGTGAAGGTGATGCCATGGCAAACGGCTTGGAAGAACTAAAAACTATCCGCGAACGTCTGCAAAATGCCCGTCTGGATGACACTTCTAGCGAGTTCAATACCCAACGTATTGAATGTCTGGAGTTGGATAACTTGATGGAAACTGCGTTTTCCACCGCCGTGTCAGCAAACTTCCGTACTGAAAGTCGTGGTGCACATAGCCGCTTCGACTTCCCAGAACGTGATGATGCGAACTGGCTGTGTCACTCGCTGTATTTGCCAGACACTGAAAGCATGACCCGCCGTGAGGTAAACATGCAACCTAAGTTACGCGCGGCTTTCCCGCCGAAAGTGCGTTCTTATTAA
- the pxpC gene encoding 5-oxoprolinase subunit PxpC, giving the protein MLKIIRSGIYTTVQDSGRGGFRRLGISQGGALDLPALKMANMLVGNEADAAGLEITLGQFTAEFTQPGWIAVTGAGCDAKLDNQLLWTGWRYPVKPGQQLKLSVPHRGMRSYLAISGGIDVPEMLGSRSTDLKAGFGGYQGRLIKEGDALPLGRPTRLPRESVGIKQLLFGNRVRAVPGPEYHEFDDIAQGAFWREAWQLSPQSNRMGYRLTGRELTRTTSREMLSHGLLPGVVQVPHNGQPIVLMADAQTTGGYPRIACVIEADLYHLAQIRLGEPVHFVPCTVEEALRAKSEQQHFLQQIEWGLQKGFVATEAK; this is encoded by the coding sequence ATGCTGAAAATTATTCGTTCAGGTATTTACACCACGGTGCAGGACAGCGGCCGTGGCGGTTTCCGCCGTTTAGGCATCAGTCAGGGCGGGGCGCTCGATTTGCCCGCATTAAAAATGGCCAATATGTTGGTGGGTAATGAGGCCGATGCCGCCGGGCTGGAGATCACGCTGGGCCAATTTACCGCTGAATTTACCCAGCCGGGTTGGATCGCGGTGACTGGTGCCGGGTGTGATGCCAAGCTGGATAATCAACTGCTGTGGACCGGCTGGCGCTATCCGGTCAAGCCGGGGCAGCAGCTTAAACTCAGTGTGCCACACCGTGGGATGCGCAGCTATCTGGCGATCTCTGGTGGTATTGATGTGCCAGAGATGTTGGGGTCACGCAGCACTGATCTGAAAGCGGGTTTTGGTGGCTATCAGGGGCGGCTGATCAAAGAGGGCGATGCTCTGCCACTGGGCAGACCCACTCGATTGCCGCGTGAATCGGTGGGCATCAAACAGCTACTGTTCGGTAACCGGGTTCGCGCAGTGCCGGGGCCGGAATATCATGAATTTGACGATATTGCGCAGGGGGCTTTCTGGCGCGAAGCTTGGCAGCTTAGCCCGCAAAGTAATCGGATGGGCTATCGTCTGACGGGGCGTGAGTTAACCCGTACCACCTCGCGCGAAATGTTATCCCACGGCCTATTGCCCGGTGTGGTGCAGGTGCCGCATAACGGCCAGCCGATTGTGCTGATGGCGGATGCGCAGACTACCGGGGGTTACCCGCGTATTGCCTGCGTGATTGAAGCTGATCTCTACCATTTGGCGCAAATTAGACTCGGTGAACCGGTACATTTTGTTCCCTGTACTGTCGAAGAGGCGCTCCGCGCCAAATCAGAACAGCAGCACTTCCTGCAACAGATTGAGTGGGGCTTACAGAAGGGTTTCGTCGCCACGGAGGCCAAATGA
- the pcp gene encoding pyroglutamyl-peptidase I, giving the protein MKSVLITGFEPFGGERINPSWEVVKQLNDLMLSGVRVVARQLPCAFGEALTALNAAIDDIQPVLVLAVGQAGGRADISLERVAINVDDARIPDNLGNQPVDQPIVEGGPAAYFTRLPIKAMVQGMREAGIPASVSQTAGTYVCNHVMYGLLHRLNQLNTEVKGGFIHIPYLPEQAVAHPGAPSMSTHSVLIALELAISIALQIEHDLHIAGGAIH; this is encoded by the coding sequence ATGAAAAGCGTACTCATTACCGGATTTGAACCCTTTGGCGGGGAGCGAATTAATCCCTCGTGGGAAGTGGTTAAGCAGCTGAATGATCTCATGCTGAGTGGGGTTAGAGTGGTGGCCCGTCAGTTACCTTGTGCCTTTGGTGAAGCACTTACTGCGCTGAATGCCGCAATAGATGATATTCAGCCAGTATTGGTGTTAGCCGTAGGGCAAGCGGGAGGGCGTGCTGATATCTCCCTCGAACGAGTGGCGATTAACGTCGATGATGCGCGAATTCCCGATAATTTGGGCAACCAACCGGTCGATCAACCTATCGTTGAGGGGGGGCCAGCGGCCTATTTTACCCGTTTGCCAATTAAGGCGATGGTACAGGGGATGCGTGAGGCGGGTATTCCGGCTTCGGTTTCCCAAACGGCAGGAACCTATGTCTGCAACCATGTGATGTATGGCTTATTGCATCGGTTAAATCAGTTGAATACTGAGGTAAAAGGGGGATTTATCCATATCCCTTATCTGCCTGAGCAGGCGGTGGCTCACCCCGGAGCGCCGAGTATGTCGACACACTCGGTGTTGATTGCCTTGGAGTTAGCGATTTCGATCGCGTTGCAGATTGAACATGATTTGCATATTGCCGGTGGGGCCATTCACTGA
- the sdhD gene encoding succinate dehydrogenase membrane anchor subunit, which produces MVSNASALGRNGVHDWLLLRASAIVITLYILYILGFVVIVPDITYEIWRGFFASHITKVFTLLTLLSILVHAWIGLWQVLTDYIKPLAIRLVLQLAVVITLLVYLLYGTIVVWGA; this is translated from the coding sequence ATGGTAAGCAATGCTTCTGCGTTAGGGCGTAATGGAGTACACGACTGGCTGTTACTGCGTGCTTCTGCAATCGTCATCACTCTATATATTCTTTATATTCTGGGCTTCGTGGTTATCGTCCCAGATATCACCTATGAAATCTGGCGTGGCTTCTTTGCCTCGCACATCACAAAAGTGTTTACCCTGCTGACTCTGCTGTCGATTCTGGTTCACGCCTGGATTGGCCTGTGGCAGGTATTAACGGACTATATTAAGCCGCTAGCGATCCGACTGGTGTTACAGCTTGCCGTCGTGATTACGCTGCTGGTTTATCTCTTATATGGAACTATTGTGGTGTGGGGTGCTTAA
- the pxpB gene encoding 5-oxoprolinase subunit PxpB, protein MQRARCYLLGESAVVLELEPPVTLASQQRIWGLADRLIHHPDVLEAIPGMNNLTLLLVDPQNTALDAIEKLQRWWEESESLVPDSRDITIPVIYGGESGPDLAEVARHTGMTERQVVECHAGASYIVYFLGFQPGFSYLGGMPEQLATPRRAEPRLVVAPGSVGIGGSQTGIYPLATPGGWQLIGRTSLALFNPLEMPPTLLRPGDNVRFLPLKEGVC, encoded by the coding sequence GTGCAACGAGCTCGATGCTATTTACTGGGAGAGAGTGCAGTGGTTCTGGAGCTGGAGCCGCCAGTCACATTAGCAAGTCAGCAACGTATTTGGGGCTTGGCTGATCGCCTGATCCATCATCCCGACGTCCTTGAGGCGATCCCCGGCATGAATAACCTCACCTTATTGCTAGTCGATCCGCAAAATACCGCGCTGGACGCCATTGAAAAGCTCCAGCGCTGGTGGGAAGAGAGTGAGTCATTAGTCCCTGATTCCCGTGATATCACTATTCCGGTGATTTATGGCGGCGAATCTGGCCCTGATCTGGCTGAAGTGGCGCGTCATACTGGCATGACTGAGCGGCAGGTGGTCGAGTGCCATGCGGGGGCGAGCTATATCGTCTATTTCCTCGGTTTCCAACCGGGCTTCTCCTATCTGGGCGGTATGCCGGAACAGCTTGCCACTCCACGGCGCGCAGAGCCACGTTTGGTGGTCGCCCCCGGCTCGGTTGGGATTGGTGGCAGCCAAACCGGTATCTATCCGCTGGCTACCCCCGGCGGCTGGCAGCTCATTGGCCGCACCTCACTGGCGCTGTTTAACCCGCTGGAGATGCCGCCTACCTTGCTACGGCCTGGTGACAATGTGCGCTTTCTACCTTTAAAGGAGGGCGTATGCTGA